One genomic segment of Intestinimonas butyriciproducens includes these proteins:
- a CDS encoding sodium-translocating pyrophosphatase, producing the protein MTPENLFWIGFVGAVLAIAFAYVQSRKVMTFSEGSDTMKKIAASIREGANAYLRRQYTTVAKVFVVVFVILLVIAFASNGEMLSKFTPFAFITGGVWSMLAGFVGMKIATNSNARTAQAASESLNKGLRVAFSSGSVMGFTVVGLGMLDISIWYFLLHYAFHITDATTLANIMVMNGMGASFMALFARVGGGIYTKAADVGADLVGKVEAGIPEDDPRNPATIADNVGDNVGDVAGMGADLYESYVGSILATFALSAVAGYGFSGMLLPVCLAVEGIVCSIIGSFFVKTKENADQKSLLKSLRTGTYLAALLSALVAAPLTYTIVGNWGVYVAILAGLIGGCAIGYFTEYYTSDTYAPTQKLAASSETGSATVIIGGISLGLKSTVASILIVAAAVLISYFAAGGSLNVVDASGLFTAEFNKGLYGIGIAGVGMLSTLGITLATDAYGPVADNAGGIAEMSGLPAEVRERTDALDSLGNTTAATGKGFAIGSASLTALALLVSYVDIVQTKTAEVLNFTLTSPTVLVGMFIGAMLTFVFSAFTMSAVQTAAQSIVVEVRRQFREIAGIMEGKSDPDYASCVALCTKGALHEMVAPALLAIVVPILTGLILGPTGVVGLLGGVSVTGFAMAVFMSNAGGAWDNAKKYIESGHHGGKGSDCHKAAVVGDTVGDPFKDTSGPSLNILIKLCSTVSIVFSGLIVAFNLMNML; encoded by the coding sequence TTGACACCTGAAAATCTCTTCTGGATTGGCTTTGTGGGGGCCGTGCTGGCCATCGCATTTGCCTATGTCCAGAGCCGGAAGGTCATGACCTTCTCGGAGGGCAGCGATACCATGAAGAAGATCGCCGCCTCCATCCGGGAAGGCGCCAATGCCTACCTCCGGCGGCAGTACACCACCGTGGCAAAGGTCTTTGTCGTCGTTTTTGTCATCCTGCTGGTGATCGCTTTCGCCTCCAACGGCGAGATGCTCTCCAAATTCACGCCCTTCGCCTTCATCACCGGCGGGGTATGGTCCATGTTGGCCGGTTTTGTCGGCATGAAAATTGCCACCAATTCCAATGCCCGCACCGCGCAGGCCGCCTCCGAGAGCCTCAATAAGGGACTCCGCGTGGCCTTCTCCTCCGGCTCCGTCATGGGCTTTACCGTGGTGGGCCTGGGTATGCTGGACATCTCCATCTGGTACTTTTTGCTTCACTATGCCTTCCACATCACCGATGCCACCACCCTTGCCAACATCATGGTCATGAACGGCATGGGCGCCTCTTTTATGGCTCTCTTCGCCCGTGTGGGCGGCGGCATCTACACCAAAGCCGCCGATGTGGGCGCCGATCTGGTGGGCAAGGTGGAGGCCGGAATCCCCGAGGACGACCCCCGCAACCCCGCCACCATTGCCGACAACGTGGGTGACAACGTGGGCGATGTGGCGGGTATGGGCGCCGACCTCTATGAGTCCTACGTCGGCTCCATTCTGGCCACCTTCGCGCTCTCCGCCGTGGCGGGTTATGGTTTTTCCGGTATGCTCCTGCCCGTGTGCCTGGCCGTGGAGGGCATCGTCTGCTCCATCATTGGCTCCTTCTTTGTCAAGACCAAGGAGAACGCCGACCAGAAGTCTCTGCTGAAGAGCCTGCGCACCGGCACCTATCTGGCCGCCCTGCTCTCCGCCCTTGTCGCCGCGCCCCTTACATATACCATCGTGGGCAACTGGGGCGTCTATGTGGCGATTCTGGCCGGTCTGATCGGCGGCTGCGCCATCGGCTATTTCACCGAATACTACACCTCCGACACCTACGCGCCCACGCAGAAGCTGGCCGCCTCCTCTGAGACCGGCTCCGCCACCGTCATCATCGGCGGCATCTCCTTGGGGCTGAAGTCCACCGTAGCCTCCATCCTCATTGTCGCCGCCGCCGTTCTCATCAGCTACTTTGCCGCCGGCGGCTCTCTGAACGTCGTGGACGCCAGCGGTCTTTTCACCGCTGAGTTCAACAAGGGCCTCTACGGCATCGGCATCGCCGGCGTAGGCATGCTCTCTACCCTGGGCATCACGCTGGCCACCGACGCATACGGCCCCGTGGCCGACAATGCCGGCGGCATCGCCGAGATGAGCGGCCTCCCCGCCGAGGTCCGCGAGCGCACCGACGCTCTGGACTCCCTAGGCAACACCACTGCCGCCACCGGCAAGGGCTTCGCCATCGGCTCCGCCTCCCTCACCGCTCTGGCCCTCCTGGTCTCTTACGTGGACATCGTCCAGACCAAGACCGCCGAGGTCCTGAACTTCACCCTCACCAGCCCCACCGTGCTGGTCGGTATGTTCATCGGTGCCATGCTCACCTTTGTCTTCTCCGCATTCACCATGAGCGCCGTGCAGACCGCCGCGCAGTCCATCGTGGTGGAGGTCCGCCGCCAGTTCCGTGAGATTGCCGGCATCATGGAGGGCAAGTCCGATCCTGACTACGCGTCCTGTGTGGCCCTGTGCACCAAGGGCGCCCTCCACGAGATGGTGGCGCCCGCCTTGCTGGCCATTGTGGTGCCCATCCTCACCGGCCTGATCCTGGGGCCCACCGGCGTAGTGGGGCTTCTGGGCGGCGTGTCTGTCACCGGCTTCGCCATGGCCGTGTTTATGTCCAACGCCGGCGGCGCTTGGGACAATGCCAAAAAGTACATCGAGTCCGGCCATCACGGCGGCAAGGGCTCCGACTGCCATAAAGCCGCCGTCGTGGGCGACACTGTGGGCGATCCGTTTAAGGATACCTCCGGTCCCTCCCTCAATATTCTCATCAAGCTGTGCTCCACCGTGTCCATCGTATTCTCCGGGCTCATCGTGGCTTTCAACCTGATGAATATGCTGTGA
- a CDS encoding hydratase: MIQITNSPVLYQGGGFIPAHPRPAAERTGTMASAILRAHNTSGDPERLKIKFDAMASHDITYVGIIQTARASGLTAFPLPYVLTNCHNSLCAVGGTINEDDHVFGLSAAKKYGGEFVPAHQAVIHSYMRERYAAPGRMILGSDSHTRYGAYGTVAIGEGGPELARQLLEKTYDIAYPKVIAVHLTGAPRPGTGPQDVALALIGATFREGIVKNAVLEFFGPGVECLSMDYRSGIDVMTTETACLSSVWSTDDITREHLDILGRGDQFQSQAPAEGAYYDALIEIDLSTVEPMIALPFHPSNAYPIREFKANMADLLHQVDLDAAEQLGIRNAASLTAKIVNGQFHVDQGVIAGCSGGTYQNLVRAAQILDGHSIGADAFWLSCYPGSMPIHLELTKNGYIASLMASGASIRSCFCGPCFGAGDVPANGAFSIRHSTRNFPNREGSKPGDGQISYVALMDARSIAATALNGGVLTGADELPEIPIDHAREPYRYDDSAYRSRVYYGVGRPDPDAELVFGPNIADWPEQVPLTEDLLLTVCAAIYDPVTTTDELIPSGETSSYRSNPLRLAEFALSRKDPQYVPRAKQILAEERRRRVGEPTEALLSYDPKRTGLGSLVMALRPGDGSAREQAASCQRVLGGCANIAQEYATKRYRSNVVNWGMLPFLCDGLPEKNLQPGDQVYIPGIRALLEGDEEEIAATLLQDGKETPLTLKLPGLTREERDIILAGCLINYYAK, encoded by the coding sequence ATGATCCAGATCACCAATTCCCCCGTACTTTATCAGGGCGGAGGCTTCATCCCCGCCCATCCCCGGCCTGCGGCGGAGCGGACCGGCACCATGGCCTCCGCCATCCTCAGGGCGCACAACACCTCCGGCGACCCGGAACGGTTGAAGATCAAATTCGACGCCATGGCCTCCCACGATATCACCTACGTGGGCATCATCCAGACGGCCAGGGCTTCCGGCCTCACCGCCTTTCCCCTGCCCTACGTGCTCACCAACTGTCACAATTCTCTGTGTGCCGTGGGCGGTACCATCAATGAGGACGACCATGTTTTCGGCCTCTCCGCCGCCAAGAAGTACGGCGGCGAATTTGTCCCCGCCCATCAGGCGGTCATTCACTCCTATATGCGGGAGCGGTACGCCGCCCCCGGACGGATGATCTTGGGCTCCGACTCCCACACCCGCTACGGTGCTTACGGTACCGTAGCCATCGGCGAGGGCGGCCCTGAGCTGGCCCGCCAGCTTCTGGAAAAGACCTACGATATCGCCTATCCCAAGGTCATCGCAGTCCATCTCACCGGCGCGCCTCGTCCCGGCACCGGTCCTCAGGACGTGGCGCTGGCCCTGATCGGCGCCACCTTCCGGGAGGGCATTGTCAAAAATGCCGTTCTGGAGTTCTTCGGCCCCGGTGTGGAGTGCCTCTCCATGGATTACCGCTCCGGCATCGACGTCATGACCACGGAGACAGCCTGCCTCTCCTCCGTTTGGTCCACCGATGATATCACCAGGGAGCACCTGGATATTCTGGGCCGTGGGGATCAATTCCAGTCGCAGGCTCCGGCGGAGGGTGCGTACTACGACGCCCTCATTGAAATTGACCTCTCCACTGTGGAGCCCATGATCGCGCTCCCCTTCCACCCCTCCAACGCCTATCCCATTCGGGAGTTCAAGGCCAATATGGCCGACCTTCTGCACCAGGTGGACCTGGACGCCGCGGAACAGCTCGGCATTCGGAACGCCGCCTCTCTCACCGCCAAAATCGTGAACGGCCAGTTCCATGTGGATCAGGGCGTCATCGCCGGCTGCTCCGGCGGCACCTATCAGAATCTGGTCCGGGCCGCGCAGATCCTGGACGGCCACTCCATCGGCGCGGATGCATTCTGGCTCTCCTGCTATCCCGGCTCCATGCCCATCCATCTGGAGCTGACCAAAAACGGCTATATCGCCTCCCTGATGGCCTCCGGCGCCTCCATCCGCTCCTGCTTCTGCGGTCCCTGCTTCGGTGCGGGGGATGTGCCCGCCAACGGTGCCTTCTCCATCCGCCACTCCACCCGCAACTTCCCCAACCGCGAGGGCAGCAAGCCGGGGGACGGCCAAATCTCCTATGTGGCCCTGATGGATGCCCGGAGCATCGCCGCCACCGCCCTGAACGGAGGTGTGCTCACCGGTGCGGACGAGCTTCCTGAAATCCCCATCGACCACGCCCGCGAGCCCTATCGCTATGACGACTCCGCCTATCGCTCCCGCGTCTACTACGGTGTGGGCAGGCCCGACCCGGATGCCGAGCTGGTCTTTGGCCCCAACATTGCCGACTGGCCGGAGCAGGTGCCCCTGACCGAGGATCTGCTCCTGACGGTCTGTGCCGCCATCTACGACCCGGTGACCACCACCGATGAGCTCATCCCCTCCGGCGAGACCTCCTCCTATCGCTCCAACCCGCTTCGTCTGGCGGAGTTTGCCCTTTCCCGAAAGGACCCACAGTATGTGCCCCGGGCCAAGCAGATCCTTGCCGAGGAGCGCAGACGCCGTGTGGGTGAGCCCACCGAAGCCCTCCTGTCCTACGATCCCAAGCGTACCGGCCTGGGTTCTCTGGTGATGGCTCTGCGGCCCGGCGACGGCTCTGCCCGGGAGCAGGCGGCTTCCTGCCAGCGAGTGCTGGGCGGCTGCGCCAACATCGCCCAGGAATATGCCACCAAGCGCTACCGCTCCAATGTGGTAAACTGGGGCATGCTGCCC